A genome region from Clostridia bacterium includes the following:
- the argS gene encoding arginine--tRNA ligase — MNNNEKIAKLIHIDGVSEEEILSLLTAPKDLAFADVALPCFRFAKALRKSPADIAKGLAEEISASLPDFLLSCSALNGYLNFKFSREDLAKSTLLKVLNEKENYGKSNEGAGKTICIDFSSVNIAKPFHIGHLSSTVIGGALARAFSFLGYNVVRINHLGDWGTQFGKMIVAYKKWGNEEEVEKGGVKALHKLYVRFHQEAETDESLNDLGRAYFKKIEDGDPEALALFEKFKRISLAEAKRVYDRLGIEFDSYAGESFYNDKMQPVLDKLTEKGLLVDSEGAKVVNVGDDMPPCLLVRSDGATLYATRDLAAAYYRKNTYDFYKCLYVVAYQQNLHFKQVFTVLKLLGEPWAKDLEHVAFGMVSLADGTMSSRQGKVVYLEDVLNSAVQKARDIITEKSPNLENKDEIAEQIGVGAVIFGALINNRIKDITFSYDKVLNFDGETCPYVQYTHARASSLLEKAGAFDIEKADFTSLENAHELISLIAGFSDAVRIAAEKREPSVITRHAIDVAESFNKYYIDNRILNAENGVKEARLALTFAVRQVLNNALTLLGIAAPDKM; from the coding sequence ATGAATAATAACGAAAAAATCGCAAAACTCATCCATATAGACGGCGTTTCGGAAGAAGAGATCCTCTCCCTTTTGACAGCCCCGAAAGACCTCGCGTTCGCGGACGTGGCTCTCCCCTGCTTCCGCTTTGCGAAAGCGCTTCGGAAATCCCCCGCGGACATCGCGAAAGGGCTTGCGGAAGAGATCTCGGCTTCTCTCCCCGATTTCCTTTTATCCTGCTCCGCGCTGAACGGATATCTGAACTTCAAATTTTCGAGAGAAGACCTCGCGAAGAGCACCCTCTTAAAGGTTTTGAACGAAAAAGAGAATTACGGAAAATCGAACGAAGGCGCGGGAAAGACGATCTGCATCGACTTTTCTTCCGTCAACATCGCGAAGCCTTTCCACATCGGGCACCTTTCTTCGACGGTCATCGGCGGCGCGCTCGCACGCGCATTCTCCTTCCTCGGCTATAACGTCGTCCGCATCAATCACCTCGGCGATTGGGGCACGCAATTCGGGAAAATGATCGTTGCCTACAAGAAATGGGGCAACGAGGAAGAGGTCGAAAAAGGCGGCGTAAAAGCCCTGCACAAGCTGTACGTCCGCTTCCACCAAGAAGCGGAGACGGACGAATCGCTGAACGATCTCGGTCGCGCCTATTTCAAAAAGATCGAGGACGGCGATCCCGAAGCCCTCGCGCTCTTTGAAAAATTCAAGCGCATCAGCCTTGCGGAAGCGAAACGCGTCTACGATCGCCTCGGCATCGAATTCGACAGCTACGCGGGCGAAAGCTTCTACAACGATAAAATGCAGCCCGTCCTCGACAAGCTGACCGAAAAAGGGCTTCTCGTCGATTCGGAAGGCGCGAAAGTCGTCAACGTAGGCGACGATATGCCCCCTTGCCTGCTCGTCCGTTCGGACGGCGCGACCCTTTACGCGACCCGCGACCTCGCGGCGGCGTATTACAGAAAAAACACCTACGATTTTTATAAATGCCTGTACGTCGTGGCGTATCAGCAAAACCTGCACTTCAAGCAGGTCTTCACCGTCTTAAAGCTTCTCGGCGAACCGTGGGCAAAAGATCTCGAACACGTCGCGTTCGGAATGGTCTCCCTCGCGGACGGGACGATGAGCAGCCGCCAAGGCAAAGTCGTCTACCTCGAAGACGTTTTAAATTCCGCCGTACAAAAAGCGCGAGACATCATCACGGAAAAAAGCCCGAATCTCGAAAATAAGGACGAGATCGCGGAGCAGATCGGCGTCGGCGCGGTCATCTTCGGCGCGCTGATCAATAACCGCATCAAAGACATTACGTTCAGCTACGACAAAGTCCTGAACTTTGACGGCGAGACCTGCCCCTACGTTCAATACACGCACGCGCGCGCGTCCAGCCTTCTCGAAAAAGCAGGCGCGTTCGATATCGAAAAAGCGGACTTCACGAGCCTCGAAAACGCGCACGAGCTGATCAGTCTCATCGCGGGCTTTTCCGACGCGGTTCGCATAGCCGCGGAAAAGCGCGAGCCCAGCGTCATTACGCGCCACGCCATAGACGTCGCGGAGAGCTTTAACAAGTATTATATCGACAACCGCATTTTGAACGCGGAAAACGGCGTTAAAGAAGCGAGACTCGCGCTGACCTTCGCCGTCCGCCAAGTCTTAAACAACGCTTTGACTCTTCTCGGGATCGCGGCGCCGGACAAAATGTAA
- a CDS encoding thermostable hemolysin delta-VPH, with protein sequence MYYNYHAVAKRLIREGHLTSARFFDVWGKLENPLVLFFDNRKPMPIRKERVAEYAELLSEIERKK encoded by the coding sequence ATGTACTATAATTATCACGCCGTAGCGAAAAGACTGATCCGAGAAGGGCATTTGACGTCCGCGCGCTTTTTCGACGTCTGGGGAAAGCTCGAAAATCCGCTCGTCCTCTTTTTCGATAACCGGAAACCGATGCCGATTCGAAAGGAGAGGGTCGCGGAGTACGCCGAACTCTTGTCCGAAATCGAAAGAAAGAAGTAA
- a CDS encoding DUF5050 domain-containing protein yields the protein MRKKFVLVLVVALVLITVLTVLCACESYKASAIKPAGDKNAAVESNGGLVVKQGGYLYFVNGYTGYLKEKGKDNWFGNVKKGAIVRVSYAQDGTLGTDYVVVVPKSIMADSENVGFSIFGNYIYYVSPSAEEDRSGAVQTDTIQFMRTKLDGTGTQVILNVKDTSVKYSYTPSALVWYDSSNNKLYSKSLNAKKFKKKDKGKCIDDEISSVYFPKCDSYDPAQKGKNANEFVFYTKASKDSFEYGNTLYVVHASGSDKKAVIGPESYQGGKYAVSVVASSVTGGKLAIYYTKTSFVGTSSTGTALGTFAYEFQDTSFTFGEGAEVKLSSESLSSLYPISYASGIVAAGSGKAVVYYTNGAEPKTFGDLTLNTLVAVAEGKFYYVNGDNFLCYYAMDNTENAHYALNEKDKVMTSFTGAEYFGGYLYFIKDDDYDYVYRVKLAGVTVYDASAYSYERIGIVTASDQAKMDKEAEDGESSDK from the coding sequence ATGCGTAAAAAGTTTGTATTGGTTTTAGTCGTGGCGCTCGTTTTGATTACGGTCTTAACGGTGCTTTGCGCTTGCGAAAGCTATAAGGCTTCCGCGATCAAGCCCGCGGGCGATAAGAACGCGGCTGTCGAAAGCAACGGCGGGCTCGTCGTCAAGCAAGGCGGTTACCTCTATTTCGTTAACGGCTACACGGGTTATTTGAAAGAAAAGGGCAAGGATAACTGGTTCGGTAATGTCAAAAAGGGCGCGATCGTCCGCGTAAGTTACGCGCAGGACGGGACGCTCGGCACCGATTACGTCGTCGTCGTCCCGAAGAGCATTATGGCGGATTCCGAGAACGTCGGTTTCTCGATCTTCGGCAATTATATCTACTATGTCAGCCCGAGCGCGGAAGAAGACCGCTCCGGCGCCGTCCAAACGGACACGATCCAATTTATGCGCACCAAGCTCGACGGCACGGGCACCCAAGTCATTTTGAACGTTAAGGACACTTCGGTGAAGTATTCCTACACGCCCTCCGCTCTCGTTTGGTACGATAGCTCGAATAATAAGCTTTACAGCAAGAGCCTGAACGCGAAGAAGTTCAAGAAAAAGGATAAAGGTAAGTGCATCGACGACGAGATTTCGAGCGTGTACTTCCCGAAATGCGATTCCTACGATCCCGCGCAAAAGGGCAAAAACGCGAACGAGTTCGTTTTCTATACCAAAGCGTCCAAAGATTCTTTCGAGTACGGCAACACGCTGTACGTCGTCCATGCCTCCGGCTCGGATAAAAAAGCCGTCATCGGCCCCGAAAGCTATCAAGGCGGGAAGTACGCCGTCAGCGTCGTCGCGTCTTCCGTGACGGGCGGCAAACTCGCGATCTACTACACCAAGACTTCGTTCGTCGGGACGTCTTCCACCGGCACCGCCCTCGGAACGTTCGCCTATGAGTTCCAAGACACGTCCTTCACCTTCGGCGAAGGCGCGGAAGTCAAGCTTTCTTCCGAAAGCCTTTCGAGCCTGTATCCGATCTCCTATGCGAGCGGCATCGTGGCTGCGGGCAGCGGCAAAGCCGTCGTCTACTACACGAACGGCGCGGAACCCAAAACCTTCGGCGATCTTACGCTGAATACCCTCGTCGCCGTCGCGGAAGGAAAGTTCTACTATGTAAACGGCGATAATTTCCTCTGCTACTATGCGATGGATAACACCGAGAACGCCCATTACGCGTTGAACGAGAAGGACAAGGTCATGACCTCTTTCACGGGCGCGGAGTACTTCGGCGGATATCTCTATTTCATCAAGGATGACGACTACGATTACGTTTATCGCGTAAAACTCGCAGGCGTCACCGTGTACGATGCTTCCGCGTATTCTTACGAGCGCATCGGTATCGTCACCGCTTCCGATCAAGCGAAGATGGATAAAGAGGCGGAAGACGGCGAATCGAGCGATAAATAA